Within Anopheles nili chromosome 3, idAnoNiliSN_F5_01, whole genome shotgun sequence, the genomic segment AACCTTTCGAGCCAAGaacacacaataaaaaaaacatcccccagcACTCAAGTTCGACTGTTCGACTTGGGCAGCGCGAGGGCATTCGTTGCGGGAAAATGGCCAAACAGCATCCCGGGGTGCGCTtgacatacatacacacagacacacaggcacacgcgTCCATCGCAAAATGCACTCGAGCCCTCGGCCTACTTTCACGAACCCCAAAGAGGGCGCCGTTCGACCCTTCGAAGTGGCCCCCGAGAAATCCTGCCCGGGAAAGCAGTCACcgacagaaaaacaaaaaaaaacaagacagaAGCAAAAGTGACACAAAAACACTCCACGACACCTGCCGGAACGATAAAAGTGCCTCAATGGGGTTCGCGGAGATCACTTTCGTATGTGTTACACCTGTCAGGAGCAAGGGCTGAACTGCAGCTATAGAACGCAAAAAGATTCCCCATCATAGCGAGTCCCTTTGgcgaagggtgaaaaaaaaccacacaaagcAAGCGGCGTGTAACACGTGAATTTGCTCCCTATGTTTCCCAAGGAAACGGCGCAGAGGGAAACGTGCGTGAGCTGATCTGGAACATAGCAGGCttagagaaaaaataaccctCTACCAGCAAATGGTGTGGCAATATTTCAACCGTTGGTCAACTGTTGCTTCAAGTTGATCGTGTTGgtgcaactttttttttgttaaactataaaaaaaacgttactGACACTTCTTGTACACTTTTTTACACGATTTATGCGTTTTACACGGCGcgcgatatttttttttcttctaccacgATCACGACAAAATGCACATGACTGAGCCAGAGGGAGAGCCCTTGGCTAAAATCAGCAATTGGCGCCTCGGCAACACTTCAAACTGTCGATGTTCGCTCACAAAACCGGCGACtgtgctctctctcactgtgGCGAGAACTGGTCTGGCCGTAGGACAGCGCGTGACCGTacgcgaacgaaaccgaacgagaATTGAACCGCTGAGGGACGCATCAAAACGCACAGTGGCTAATGCACCGCACTATGGGACATGGTGCCAGGTTTGGGCATTTTTGTCCCATCAATCGCACTTCTACTAAAAGATCAAAGATCTTGTCAGTAATTTTAGCACTCACTGCGATAACATAACGATAATCAGTATATTTGACTGATCAGTATGTAAGATAATGGTGGATCGCCTATCATTATAACATGTGTGTATTTAAAATGCGGTACTTTAGACGTGTCGATTAAtcgatagaagaaaaaaacttgttttacAAATAGCGATCATTTAAAAAGTTATCTTGCAATGTTATGATTGttcaaaattttattttaaatactGTGGAATTAaacatgataaaaaaaatccaattcaTCTTAAACTGACTTCATTTCTTGCAACATGAAGTGAACATAACATTCAATTCAATAATTCCTTAAAAATACCCATGTGATCGCACCCCACAGTGATCTGGTTGCGTGTTTGTGTCCGCATACTCGTTTGTGAGGATCACTTACTCACACCAGCCACGCTTCGGTATTTTCCAGCCAAGCGATCGCGTTACCACCACGAACGCATTTCCATCATCACGCCGCATGATCATGATCGTCATCATCGATTTATCTTAGCGCTGTCGTTCTCGCGCACAGTAGGGAGGAGAGTTGTACAGTAGAAAAGACGCTCGGACGTGCAATACTCGACCGTTAAGTTTGTCATTTTAATGCTGGCTAACAAAACACATGAACCTATGATGTTTCAACGTGCTGTAATACATTTACATCTGGTTTATGGGAgaacaaaataataacaaacatGAACAATGTAAAACACttgtattgttttttaaaGGAAACAATCCTAATTTCACTCAACATCCCAAGGATAGCAATGGCAGCGTGTCCTTTCGAGTTGTGCTCTTGGAATACATAAGCCAAAATTATAAACAATGTGCCTTTTCGAATGTCAACAAATTTCCCAAAGCATTGCATGAAAACACAGAGGGTGTACAGTAAATCGAGCCGGAAATTTAGGGTCAAAGCGCACAAATTACATCCAAACATCGTCAAGAGCAGCTGCATCTGTACTTATGCACATGCTCGGTCACATAATGATGCGTTTAGCTTATGGGCACGAGATCATTATTCTACAACCATTCCCGCTTGGTTCTACACCCTTTTCAACCGCCATTTGGTATTCTATTATCGCAAAATCTCATCAACTGACAAATCGGACGCATAATTTTATTCCCTGCCATTATTTCTTGCATTACACCAGAAAATATGTATAGGTTTTTGAAAACTCGTGCAAAAGATTGAGGGAAATATATCAAGAAGATTATCTAGCCCCACGAATAATGTACGCAAATTGAATCGCCCACAATGACATTGAACAACTCCCCTAAGGCCTCGTGTTCCAGGTCACAGCATAAAACTTAATAGCACAAATAGTTCCGATCGCACGAGACATGAGTCCCATTTTCGCCTGTCGCCATCATAATACCCACGCACCGAGAAGACCTCCGACGATGCGTAATTTTCCggacacgcacacgtacggAAGATGAAGATTAGGCGCAAAAGGAATACATCTCCCTGGTGCAACAGCAGAACCAGCAGCAGGGGTGCCATCTGTTACCCGGTCTCGATCATTGCACCGTTTTTGCATCGATAAAGCCGCTTTCGCCCCTTAATTGATCCGCCGGAACAGTAGCCCGGGACACGTGTTACCGGGAAGGATATTACGTGAACGTGAAACAAATTGCATCGGCGGTATCGTATGTCAGCAAGCGCCGCACCGATCGATTCGAACGGAAACCGTTAAGTACTGCCTCACATTCGGAGGGTAATCCTTCGCAGCAAGGTTATTTTCTGGCGCGCCCGCCTAATCGATTGCctggcgaaagaaaagaaaaaaaaggacgccgCTTCGGGAAGCTCGTGTGGTACACATGTTGGTGCGCCTGGTGAACCGGCCACGTAATATACCACGCAGTAATTTATTACCCAGTCGCAGAACCTCCCCGGGTTCCGACGGGGACGGCAAGTCGGGTTTTCCCGCTGCGCGATATGCGGATAATTTTCCCGCGTTCAGATCAACCGCCGGCTAACGTACTAGCAGCGACGCACTTTTCCGTTCACTATCGTTACACGCTGGGGAAGGATATGACGCTGCCGCATCCAAGAGGAGATGGTAATTTATCTCACCATCGTCCGCCAGGCGACCGACCGTTGCTCATAGCGTCCACGTGAAGGGAAATATAGTTCGACCACAAGGCAGGGCACCGGAATGGCTCCGGTTCCTTCCTGCAGCACGCTACGAGCGATGCGGCCATCGTGTCTCATGCGGGAGTCCGTACCCGGATCCTGGGATCGATAATAAATTGGCTGTCAGAAGTTGCCGGGCGTTTTAGATAAACCaggaaaaaattaaactagtctaaaagaaaaacgccgaACGTATGGTGCAAGTCGCCGCCGACGTTAGGCAGACTTTGCTAAAATGGGCTGGAGTGGGAGCATTCGTACTGGCCGGGAGTTGTGGAGCTAGGAATGGAGGGTGATACCGTACGTAACTGATCCTGTGATTGACCCCGTCCGGGTGGGGCTCGTATGGTTTCTTCGAATGAAACCATAGCCTCAAGGTACAACTCCTTTGACGTCGCAACGAGGAATTTGTCGCGTAAAGAGAGACAAACATTAGCCGTTGGTCAAACAATGTAATGTTTTTACTgtaatttatgtaaatttacACTCATCCATTCTTTAACTTTATCTTCTTATCTTCAACATCGATTCTTTAGATTTATCTTCTTAGCTAGAAGTCACttctttttataatttttgaaaattaataTGCTTTATTCTCAAATCGTGCAGCTACAACACGTCCAAGAAACAATACTTTCTATAACAATCAATACATTATATATAAAGCTGTATCTAAATTGCGTTAAAATGTCATTATCCATTTTGTTGCATTTACGAGGTAAAGTTCTACTCTTGATCTTTAAAGTTTCTCAAAGCATAACTGTACAACaatgcaaatttgattgctttcAAAATTCACAATCgtaaaaattgtttaagtaTCTATAAAACTACAAAAGATTGTTATAACgcgcttgcaaaaaaaaatcaaaatatcaATCCAATAAGTAATGCGCATCAATGCTACGAAAGATTCATCATCATTTAAACACCTCCGTGACAACAGAAGAGCTAGCCCAGAAGTTCCACATCATTAGAACAAAGTCTTTAAACCACAATCGTCTTTTGTCacaatttgtacaattttttttttttcgcttctgcCCGCGATAAATATCGCTTCATTTTTACGACCATCATTATGCCCCACCCACACGGGCACATCCGCCGACAAATCGCAATAACTTGGCTCCCTTTCATCTCACCACCAAACCAcagtgtgtttgtggtttgaTTAATGCATTGTCTCACCACACctgcacccacccacccaacggcTCCCGGTCCATCCGTGAGGCCACCCAACGCCCCCAACCCGCTTACAGCGAAGGgcgctttccatttcgcacgaaaaaaaaagctaccccGGGACTGCCTTTCCGCCGGGCGCCAGAAACTACGCACTCTCGCGCAGAGCGTTGTTAGGGCGCGCGTAATTGAATTACTTGTCGATAAATCGTTCCTGCGGGCGGATAATTTGTCATAGCGGCGGCAACCGGAACGCGAACACACGCCAACcacgcacactcgcacgcaGGGCCGACCAtgcctttccctttttttcttcttttttttgtgcaccttACCTATGTCCTTTCTCGGTGCTACACCACCAAACACGCCCGTCGGCAAATCTCATTACCACCCACACCCAGGGGTTGCCATTTCATTTACTTTTCTACCTTGTCGCCAGAcgaggaaggaaaagaaatacacGACCGTCAGCAGCCTGGCTTCCATTTGCCGGCGGTTAACGCTCTAAAAATACGATACTCATAATTCCATTAACGATAATATTTTCTCCTCTTCGGCGCCGGTCGATGTCGATTTTTCACCCCGCCTTCGGCTAGAATCTTCGAACCGGCACCGGCTAGAAAAACGTCGGAATGGCATAACGATAACGAGGAGAGATTATGTTTAATTCCTTCTCGGCGTGGTCGACGCTTATTAATACCCAACACCGCCGTTTATCTGTGGCGTGTTATTTTATGATGATATATCGCAAATAGATGACAAAATTTACACACGCCTGCACCCACGCAGAAACTAAAATCTGATACCCCGATCAATCTTACACCCCTTATTTTGGCTCGCGGTGCCCTATTCGTGTGGCAAACGTCCCATCCTCCTTGTGTTTAACGGTTGTAAATTAGCGCAAACGCGCCCAAACGAAGCGAGGCGATATTTAGGCCACACCACATCGTTAACCCGCGGCTGGAAGCGCCTTTTCCGCGGCCATAGCTCGCCTGTGCTCGCCTGCAGCCAATTTTGGCCCACGTGCGTGATGATGACGAACGGGTGCATAATGAAGAAACAAAGCCCGGTGCCGCGAACCGTTTGCCGGTGTTTATTGCCACCCCGCTGAATGGgtgaaattatgcaaatgtgcGACACCGATCGCCATTAGGTTGGTGtcgaataataataataataacaataaatccTCCAACTGGGCACGCGCCACACGCCGAGTCTCACACATGGGGAGAAAGGTGATGGGCTTTGGATCGTGATCGGTGAGGATGTGTGAATAAAGGTagccgaaagaaaaaattgGAACACACTTCCGAGTGGACCGAAAAACGTGATCCTTGGAGGGGATGAAAAGTCGATACCTACGTCACGCGAATGACAAATTAaaagtggccctttttttcttgtggcCTCTTGGCACAAGGGCCCAGCCTGATTTACGCACATTTCCGCGCTGAATTCACTCGGTCTCGAGCATTTGCACTCCAACGCACGGTACGAACTTCATTCGGACATCATCTGTCCACCATCCCGGGCGGTTTGCGAGCGTCGATCAAAGGGCAAACCACCCTCGAGTAGTGTTGCTATAAAAAGCGGCTGATGAAACACAAAATATGAGAGTCCCGGTCCAGATAAAGGAGCTAACTGGCATTCTTCATTTCTATCACCACCCAACGGCACACGTTTGGgagtttttgctttcatcgaACCGACGATAAATAATGCATCTCCCCCTACAGCGCTCAGCGGAAGAAACTCGACGTTCATCGACGCGCAATCATGTTGCTCCCACAGCCGGCCGGGTTGTAATTCGGCAATGTTTACACTGTTTGCTGTGAGTAAACATATATGCGCAttgtttttgtgagtttttctctcccacccacagACGTTTGCTATCCGATGCCCGTCAATAGCCAGTAGCGGTACAAGTGCTTGTTGCAATCATTGCTAGAAAAAAGACCCGGTTCGTAGTGATGAAATGCATCCACACCTGCAATGGCCGCAAAGAAGTGCAGTAAAAGTGCAGCAAACCACAAAAACCGAGTGAGCTTTACTTCTTCCAGCACCCAGGTGGATGCTTTTGCAACCGGTAATAGAAGCATACCGTGAGGGGAAGTGTGCCGTTGCCCTAACACTGACCGTTAAACAACGTTGATCGAGCGGGCACGGAAGCGGTCACAcacgaaggaaggaaggaagtgcCGATTTTATAGTGCACACCGCGCTTGATGCGATTTACTGGCCGCGATtgagtaatttatttattttaccgCATTCCAGCACGgggtggtggcgtttgtttcgcCGGTGACACTGCTTGTCCATAATTAATAGCACATCTCGCATGACCACACGAAAACCCGCTCATGAACAAGCGAATCCGGTGGCAATGTAAAAGGAGCTGTTTTCTGTAATACCACGTTGTCACGAAGGGCCCTTCTGGAGGAGGGTTTACATGagcttggaaaatgaaacgagaaGGGTTATCTGCTAGAGACAGGCCCTTATTGCAGGTGTGAAGTTCAGTTTGTGAGGTGGTAGTATTTTACAGCTTCTCTATCGTTTTCTCTGTCTTTCCGGCAGATGCATTGGGATGCATCACCCGATGCACCGAACGGTGCACTCGTTCAGGCGCATTCTTtgttatttttgaaacaaagaaCCGCAGATAACGGACTACCCTTCTGGGCCTAGtttcgcgcacaaacacacctcTACAACGTGATTGTGCCAGTTTcgtgaaatttattcaaattccTTTCGTAGGACGTGGAAACTGATAGCAAACTGTAGTTGGAACTAATTTGAGGAGAGATTTAACTTACAAAGGTGTTCAAGCAAACTTTAACGATTTTTGCTTACATTTTAAAAGTAATGTTAGGTCACATACTAAAGATGTTCTAGAAAATTGATCGAAGTAGCCATCGTAGCCATTCAACGAAGTAAATGTTTATAGAATCGATTCAGTCAAatggaaaacataattttaaaataaaatgtatacgaattaaataattaatgaaCATTAGCTTACCTTAAACGAAATCGGTCACGGCAAGAGCTCGTCAAAACATCCAGAGTATTCCAAGCAAGAGTCTTCTTCCAGGGAAGAATTTGTTACTGACTCCCCCGCAAGTAGACTAATAGCActtattgcttttatttctttttcatgcaAACACTGTCACTTCCGGAGACACATTGGCACACCGTAAACCGACAAACGCCACTGGTACACCACACTGCTTACACTCTATATGGCCAAACGAACAACCGAACAACCTTTAATTCTAACGCGTAACACTATCTTCGATGGCTCTTATATTACTACTGTCCGGGTGCAAGTTGCAGTTTAGCCTTCCTCTTATCATACTACCTAGTCCGTGAAGTCATCGTACCGAAAATGTCGCAATGGCCAAAGATTCTGCTATCGTAACTATCTACCTAGAAGGGAAGAGCTGCTCCGAGTACCGGTTCACTGTCGGAAAAGCGCGCACTACTTGTCATTAAATTTCCACGCCTGCCGGCACATCGGGCACTGCTGGTTGGCCTGCGAATTGAGCCACTTCACGATGCAGTGCATGTGGAAGCAGTGCGAACAGGCACCCCACACGAGCGGACAATCGTCACCGGGCAGCGCGCAATCTGGACAACAGCCCTCGAATGCCATACGACAGATACCGCAGTTGTCATCGTTGGCCAGCCATTTCCAGACAGCGACACCCATCCAGCCTGAAAAGGGACAAACAGGAACACCTTTATTACATTGCACTTGCAGCACGAACGGACCGCGTTGACAGCAACCCACGGTAGGGAGTTTTTCTCGCAACGTGCACTGCAACACCGCGGTGGACTGCGGGGAAGCGTGACGCAAGGACGGTGGCAATTAAACTCTTTTTCGGCAGAAAATCAATAATCATAAACCTGACCCCCTTTTCCTGCACGGTCTCCTCTTCCGGATCGATTGCGGCAGGGTCCACTCTCGACTAGCTTCGGCAAACCCAGCAGACTCTCTTCAGCTCCTGCCAGTCTCACGCAAGTACtcaaccaaacaaaattttccGATTGACATTTTCCTCGCCGCACACAAGCAAACGCTTAGTTTTCCATGCTTCCACCGGGATGCGCAAGGAACATCCCGCTTGTTTCCTTGACATCAACCCAAGCCCATGTCCCATCGGCGCTTCTAGCGAGAACATAACACAAACACTGCTCATACTTACTTTTCACCGTTACTTTCATTCTAAAGGCATCTGCAAACGAGGGCACAGGACATCGGGAAGTGTATCTCACAAAGAACGTCGGAAAAACTTGCGAAAATCCCAAAACAGATCCAATTTTCCGTATGTTTATGTCTCTTATTGTTTGCTGGCTGCGTACCTACGTTTGACAGCTCCCAAcgagcgcacgcacacacattcgctCGAATGCACAGCTGTCAAAAAACTGCATTCATCAGCACGCAGCCTCTCCGCCTCATATTGTGCTTTTCCATATGGACGTCCATGGTGCATAAGAGTGTCGAATGCTGCAGTATAAACAGCGCCATCCATCTATAATTGATTGAATGTCAGAGGAGTCCCTATAAAAAGTAAACAGAGAACAGCAGTGctaagataaataaaatataaattgttTTGGAAAAAGAACCCAACTACGATTACTTGTTTAATGTAAGGAGCTGCGACGTGCGTTACAGTGCAAAAATTTTCAAGGTTAACAAACAATAAGCGACCTTGTAAGTTGAATTCCCCAGCCTTACCAAGGTATAACCTCGTAGCAAAATAACAATAAGAAGAAAATCTGACTCATTCAACAcgcaaaaaggcaaaccaaTAATATTAGGAGCAAAATTTAAGTCTATGTTCCTTTTATCTTTTGTTCCTTATTCTAGCCGTACAAAGCGGTGTGTGGGCTGGCTTGCCTTCAACATTTCTAGTGTATTAGCTCCCTTTCAACATGGGAAACGCTGGAAGTAACGTCCCGCGAGAGCGCCATAAATCCGGATCAAACGATCCTATTCCGGGATCGCCGATGAAGGACGATCAGGCATTCGTGTTCGACAGAAAACCGCTGCCTGGCGCGTATCGATTTGCCACCGAGGAGGAGGTTGATCCGTACGCGTACTCGAAGTCAGTCCCGGAACCAGAGTTTACACATGAACCACGGCAGCGTTCAAGCACCGTGTCCGAGGGTACAACCCCATCTGAATTGTCTGCGGGAGCAGGAACTGCTGGAGGGCAGCAAGACGAGGAACCCAAATCCTCAACGCTGCCGACCGTTTTCAAGTGGGACGGCGGCGGCAAGCAGGTGTTCATTAGTGGAACATTCTCCCAGTGGAAGGCGGTGCCCATGGTCAAATCACATGCCGACTTCGTCACTATCATCGACATCCCGGAAGGAGACCATCAGTACAAGTTTCTCGTCGACGGCGAGTGGAAGCACGATCCGAAGCTGGTGCGTGTAGGACGGCCTTCCATCTGGTTTGGATTTTAATGTGCCGTTTTCGTTACAGAAAAACGTAGAGAACGATTCGGGCTTCACGAACAATCTCATAAATGTGCGTCAGTCAGATTTTGAAGTATTCCAAGCGCTGGCCAAGGACAGCGAAGATACGGGCAAGGACGAAGCTAAGGAATGGGGTCAAGATATTCCAACGGCCAGACCGTGGGGAAAGGATTCGGGCCCTCCAGTGTTGCCACCACAGCTGCTGCAGGTTATTCTTAACAAGGACACTCCATTATCGGTAAGACGGAAGATTGAATGGTAAcgaattattttaataatgaTTGATTTCCTATTGATCATAGTGCGAACCAACCCTGCTCCCCGAGCCAAACCACGTTATGCTGAACCACCTGTACGCCCTTTCCATCAAGGACGGTGTCATGGTGTTGAGTGCCACGCATCGCTACCGAAAGAAATACGTTACCACTCTTCTCTACAAGCCGATCCAGAGTGACGAGGGATATCATTTTACACGCGCCGGCGCCAAAGTGCCTGGACCAGTCTCCTAAAGGCATCGTTACTAGATAGGGGAATAAGCAACCACAACAAACCAAAGCGGACAAGCTTTTTTCGGTGTATCGATACAATGAGTAACCAATTTTATATATCCTCCCGTACTATCCCACGGCACCTTGCGTTGTTAGTTCCCCTGAGTTCGCGACTCCTTTAAGggaatgggcgaaaaaaaaaatcaggatAATGGTTGAGGCATTCGTAAAATTTCTGCAGAGTATATGAGGTCGCAACTggacatattttatttttcaccatttgtTGATTATATTACGTAGTTTGTAGATACTAGATTCAAGATTGATTCGAGAACTAAAATTATCAAGGAGAGATCGACGGTCGCGGTTCATGGTGAAGTGGAGTCGAAATTGTTGACTTAGAATGCCAGGTGATTTATGCAAAGGACTCCCTCGAAGCCATTGTCGatagttttatttgtttc encodes:
- the LOC128726000 gene encoding anaphase-promoting complex subunit 11, with protein sequence MKVTVKSWMGVAVWKWLANDDNCGICRMAFEGCCPDCALPGDDCPLVWGACSHCFHMHCIVKWLNSQANQQCPMCRQAWKFNDK
- the LOC128725997 gene encoding 5'-AMP-activated protein kinase subunit beta-2 isoform X3, yielding MGNAGSNVPRERHKSGSNDPIPGSPMKDDQAFVFDRKPLPGAYRFATEEEVDPYAYSKSVPEPEFTHEPRQRSSTVSEDEEPKSSTLPTVFKWDGGGKQVFISGTFSQWKAVPMVKSHADFVTIIDIPEGDHQYKFLVDGEWKHDPKLKNVENDSGFTNNLINVRQSDFEVFQALAKDSEDTGKDEAKEWGQDIPTARPWGKDSGPPVLPPQLLQVILNKDTPLSCEPTLLPEPNHVMLNHLYALSIKDGVMVLSATHRYRKKYVTTLLYKPIQSDEGYHFTRAGAKVPGPVS
- the LOC128725997 gene encoding 5'-AMP-activated protein kinase subunit beta-2 isoform X2: MGNAGSNVPRERHKSGSNDPIPGSPMKDDQAFVFDRKPLPGAYRFATEEEVDPYAYSKSVPEPEFTHEPRQRSSTVSEGQQDEEPKSSTLPTVFKWDGGGKQVFISGTFSQWKAVPMVKSHADFVTIIDIPEGDHQYKFLVDGEWKHDPKLKNVENDSGFTNNLINVRQSDFEVFQALAKDSEDTGKDEAKEWGQDIPTARPWGKDSGPPVLPPQLLQVILNKDTPLSCEPTLLPEPNHVMLNHLYALSIKDGVMVLSATHRYRKKYVTTLLYKPIQSDEGYHFTRAGAKVPGPVS
- the LOC128725997 gene encoding 5'-AMP-activated protein kinase subunit beta-2 isoform X1 — translated: MGNAGSNVPRERHKSGSNDPIPGSPMKDDQAFVFDRKPLPGAYRFATEEEVDPYAYSKSVPEPEFTHEPRQRSSTVSEGTTPSELSAGAGTAGGQQDEEPKSSTLPTVFKWDGGGKQVFISGTFSQWKAVPMVKSHADFVTIIDIPEGDHQYKFLVDGEWKHDPKLKNVENDSGFTNNLINVRQSDFEVFQALAKDSEDTGKDEAKEWGQDIPTARPWGKDSGPPVLPPQLLQVILNKDTPLSCEPTLLPEPNHVMLNHLYALSIKDGVMVLSATHRYRKKYVTTLLYKPIQSDEGYHFTRAGAKVPGPVS